A DNA window from Stutzerimonas stutzeri contains the following coding sequences:
- a CDS encoding DUF2066 domain-containing protein, with the protein MRLINRLFVLCLALGTASPSQAEQLRGLYQVREPVSGQQAEERAAALQRAFDTLLLRLTGDAEVGKRKAVAALREDPQQLISKYGYESEHIVVDFDPGTTERSLRRAGVSLWGSNRPAMLVWWLNERVEGTQLLGDGQDSAAPLRAAAQHRGLPLRLPLADLSEQLLATPDAFGASGRQTLGDASERYDADVLLAVHAREVDSSWQAQWKVWLDDEERDGKAEAETPEALADAVLLAVSQYLAPRYVVAPGAASDITLEIIGADVARFAELDRLLEPFGGSLLRVESDRLVYRVNASPEQLRAQLSLARLQEVPEDELPLDASQPMAESDDEAGAPVAPQAGTVLRYRW; encoded by the coding sequence ATGCGCCTTATCAATCGCCTATTCGTCCTGTGCCTTGCACTGGGTACGGCCTCGCCTAGCCAGGCCGAACAGCTCAGAGGTCTGTATCAGGTGCGTGAGCCTGTTTCCGGACAGCAGGCCGAGGAGCGCGCCGCGGCTTTGCAGCGTGCCTTCGATACGCTGCTGTTGCGTTTGACCGGCGATGCTGAGGTTGGCAAGCGCAAGGCCGTCGCCGCGCTGCGAGAGGATCCGCAACAACTGATCAGCAAGTATGGTTACGAAAGTGAGCATATCGTGGTCGATTTCGACCCGGGCACTACCGAACGAAGCTTGCGCCGTGCCGGTGTGTCGCTGTGGGGCTCCAACCGACCGGCGATGTTGGTGTGGTGGTTGAATGAGCGGGTCGAGGGCACGCAGCTTTTGGGCGATGGGCAAGACAGTGCGGCTCCGTTGCGTGCCGCTGCGCAGCATCGGGGTTTGCCGTTGCGCCTGCCGCTGGCTGACCTTTCCGAACAGTTGCTGGCGACGCCGGACGCTTTCGGTGCGAGCGGTCGCCAGACCTTGGGCGACGCCTCCGAGCGCTATGACGCCGATGTGCTGCTGGCTGTGCATGCACGCGAGGTTGATTCTTCCTGGCAGGCGCAATGGAAAGTCTGGCTTGATGACGAGGAGCGTGACGGCAAGGCTGAGGCCGAGACTCCCGAGGCGCTGGCCGATGCGGTGCTGCTGGCGGTCAGTCAGTATCTGGCACCGCGCTATGTGGTTGCCCCCGGCGCGGCCTCGGATATCACGTTGGAAATCATCGGCGCCGACGTTGCGCGGTTCGCCGAGCTGGATCGGCTGCTCGAACCTTTCGGCGGCAGCTTGCTGCGGGTGGAAAGTGATCGTCTGGTCTACCGGGTCAACGCCAGCCCGGAGCAGCTGCGCGCGCAATTGTCGCTGGCGCGGCTGCAAGAAGTCCCGGAGGACGAGCTGCCGCTGGATGCGAGTCAGCCAATGGCCGAGAGCGACGATGAAGCCGGCGCGCCTGTGGCGCCTCAGGCCGGTACAGTGTTGCGTTATCGCTGGTGA
- a CDS encoding AI-2E family transporter → MTMNDSNRWLWLAGLLLCVWLIYLLTPILTPFLIGILLAYLGDPLVDRLERWGLSRTWGVIAVFALFSLLMLLMLLVLLPMLGKQLVRLYQLAPLTLDWLQHQALPWVQAQFGLEENFWRLDQLKAAFSAHLGSTTDVLGIILSRATASGLALLAWIGNLLLIPVVSFYLLRDWDLIMLKLRSLLPRKREGMVVRLMSECHEVIGAFLRGQLLVMLALAIIYASGLMLVGLELGLLIGVLAGLASIVPYMGFVVGIGAAVVAVLFQFGLSPYPLLGVAAVFTVGQMLEGMLLTPLLVGDRIGLHPVAVIFAVLAGGQLFGFTGVLLALPVAAVIMVLLRHVHDLYKLSDLYAEPAGAPAEPPSQP, encoded by the coding sequence ATGACCATGAATGATTCGAACCGCTGGCTATGGCTGGCGGGCCTGTTGCTGTGCGTCTGGCTGATCTACCTGCTCACGCCAATCCTCACGCCTTTTCTAATCGGCATTCTGCTGGCCTATCTGGGCGATCCGCTGGTTGATCGACTGGAGCGCTGGGGGCTTTCACGGACCTGGGGCGTGATTGCGGTATTCGCCCTGTTCAGCTTGCTGATGTTGTTGATGCTGCTGGTGCTGCTGCCCATGCTGGGCAAGCAGCTGGTGCGGCTCTATCAACTGGCGCCGCTGACCCTGGACTGGCTGCAGCACCAGGCATTGCCCTGGGTGCAGGCGCAGTTTGGTCTGGAAGAAAACTTCTGGCGCCTCGATCAGCTCAAGGCAGCATTTTCTGCGCATCTGGGCAGCACTACTGATGTGCTCGGCATAATCTTGAGTCGAGCCACTGCATCGGGCCTGGCGCTGCTCGCCTGGATCGGCAATCTGTTGCTCATTCCGGTGGTCAGCTTTTATCTGCTACGCGACTGGGATCTCATCATGCTCAAGCTGCGCAGCCTGCTACCGCGCAAGCGCGAGGGCATGGTGGTGCGATTGATGAGCGAATGCCATGAGGTGATCGGTGCGTTCCTGCGTGGCCAGCTCTTGGTCATGCTGGCGCTGGCCATTATCTATGCGTCCGGTCTGATGCTGGTAGGGCTCGAGTTGGGGCTGCTGATCGGCGTGCTTGCCGGACTCGCCAGCATCGTGCCCTACATGGGCTTCGTCGTCGGAATTGGCGCCGCCGTGGTGGCTGTGCTGTTTCAGTTCGGGCTGTCGCCCTACCCGTTGCTGGGTGTGGCGGCGGTATTCACCGTGGGGCAGATGCTCGAAGGCATGCTGCTGACGCCACTGCTGGTCGGTGATCGGATCGGGCTGCATCCTGTGGCGGTGATCTTCGCCGTGCTCGCTGGCGGTCAGTTGTTTGGCTTCACTGGCGTGCTGCTGGCGCTACCAGTGGCGGCCGTGATCATGGTTCTGCTGCGCCACGTGCACGATCTCTATAAACTCTCGGACCTTTACGCCGAGCCCGCCGGTGCACCGGCCGAACCACCCAGCCAGCCATGA